One window of the Pseudarthrobacter sp. ATCC 49987 genome contains the following:
- the frr gene encoding ribosome recycling factor, whose translation MIEETLLEAGEKMDKAVEVAKEDFASIRTGRANPGLYNKVLVDYYGSPTPLQQLASFAIPDARTILITPFDKTALRDIERALSDSEVGANPSNDGSVIRITIPDLTQERRKEYVKIVKTKGEDAKVSIRNIRRKAKETLDKLVKDGEAGEDEGSRGEKELDALTKAHVDGIDELLKRKEAELLEV comes from the coding sequence GTGATCGAAGAAACCTTGCTCGAAGCCGGGGAAAAGATGGACAAGGCGGTTGAAGTAGCCAAGGAAGACTTCGCCTCGATCCGGACCGGCCGCGCCAACCCGGGCCTCTACAACAAGGTCCTGGTGGACTACTACGGTTCTCCCACACCCTTGCAGCAGCTGGCCTCATTCGCCATCCCGGACGCCCGCACCATCCTGATCACACCGTTCGACAAGACCGCCCTGCGCGACATCGAACGGGCCCTGAGCGACTCCGAGGTGGGAGCCAACCCCTCCAACGACGGCAGCGTCATCCGGATCACCATCCCGGATCTCACGCAGGAGCGCCGCAAGGAATACGTCAAGATCGTCAAGACCAAGGGCGAGGACGCCAAGGTCTCCATCCGCAACATCCGCCGCAAGGCCAAGGAAACCCTGGACAAGCTGGTCAAGGATGGCGAAGCCGGCGAGGATGAGGGCAGCCGTGGCGAAAAGGAACTGGACGCCCTGACCAAGGCCCACGTCGACGGGATCGACGAGCTGCTCAAGCGCAAGGAAGCCGAGCTGCTCGAGGTCTAA
- a CDS encoding sodium/solute symporter: MNPVVGIAAFAAVSLATAVIGFYGLRISRTTGDFYVASRTVRPWWNASAIGGEYLSAASFLGVAGLILLSGTDALWFPVGYTAGYLMLLLFVAAPLRRSGAYTVPDFTEARLDSRVARSVTSIVVVMVGWLYIVPQLHGAALAIRITTGLPAWVGMVAVVTVVCVTVVSGGMRSITFVQAFQYWLKLTALAVPILFILFTLAGSGTPAVAAASVNPTGAAPAGLYQNISLLVALLFGTLGLPHVLVRFYTNPDGQSARRTTLIVLGLLSVFYLFPTAYGLIGRMFAPGLAQSGQADALVLLLPGELVGGMAGDLLSALVVAGAFAAFLSTTSGLVVSLAGVISQDLFGGSVKGFRRAAVISAVVPLGIASMTGSLALAGSVGMVFAFTASTLCPVLLLGIWWRGLTDAGAIAGMATGAVLCGGAMVAGAVLGAGGTAPWLAQPAAWTVPAAFAVMVLVSRATRARVPRTITRLMTRLHTPERPLVTER; the protein is encoded by the coding sequence GTGAACCCGGTCGTCGGCATCGCGGCGTTCGCCGCCGTCTCGCTGGCCACTGCCGTCATCGGCTTCTACGGGCTGCGGATCTCGCGCACCACCGGGGATTTCTATGTGGCTTCCCGGACGGTCCGGCCCTGGTGGAACGCCTCGGCGATCGGCGGTGAATACCTTTCAGCGGCGAGCTTTCTCGGCGTCGCCGGCCTCATCTTGCTCTCCGGTACGGACGCCCTGTGGTTCCCGGTGGGTTACACGGCCGGCTACCTGATGCTGCTGCTGTTCGTCGCCGCCCCTCTCCGCCGTTCCGGCGCCTACACCGTCCCCGACTTCACCGAAGCGCGACTCGACTCCCGGGTGGCCCGCAGCGTCACGAGCATCGTCGTGGTGATGGTCGGCTGGCTCTACATAGTCCCGCAACTGCACGGCGCAGCACTGGCCATCCGGATCACCACCGGGCTGCCGGCGTGGGTGGGGATGGTGGCGGTGGTCACCGTCGTCTGCGTCACCGTGGTGTCGGGCGGGATGCGGTCTATTACCTTTGTCCAGGCGTTCCAGTACTGGCTGAAACTGACAGCGCTGGCCGTGCCGATCCTGTTCATCCTCTTCACGCTGGCCGGGTCCGGAACTCCCGCCGTGGCGGCGGCGTCGGTGAACCCGACGGGTGCGGCTCCGGCCGGGCTTTACCAAAACATTTCCCTTCTGGTGGCGCTGCTGTTCGGGACGCTCGGGCTGCCGCACGTCCTGGTGCGCTTCTACACGAACCCGGACGGGCAGTCGGCGCGCCGGACCACCCTGATCGTTCTGGGCCTGCTGTCGGTGTTCTACCTGTTCCCGACGGCCTACGGGCTGATCGGCCGGATGTTCGCCCCCGGGCTGGCGCAGAGCGGGCAGGCCGATGCGCTGGTGCTGCTGCTTCCCGGAGAGCTGGTGGGCGGGATGGCCGGGGACCTGCTGTCCGCCCTGGTGGTGGCCGGGGCGTTTGCCGCGTTCCTGTCCACGACCTCGGGGCTGGTGGTCTCGCTCGCCGGGGTGATCAGCCAGGACCTCTTCGGCGGCAGCGTGAAAGGCTTCCGCCGGGCGGCCGTGATCTCGGCGGTGGTGCCGCTGGGAATAGCGTCCATGACGGGGTCGCTGGCGCTGGCAGGCAGCGTGGGGATGGTGTTTGCCTTCACCGCGTCCACGCTCTGCCCGGTGCTATTGCTGGGCATCTGGTGGCGCGGGCTGACCGATGCCGGGGCGATCGCCGGCATGGCGACGGGGGCCGTGTTGTGCGGCGGGGCCATGGTGGCCGGGGCTGTACTGGGTGCAGGCGGCACCGCGCCGTGGCTGGCACAGCCGGCGGCCTGGACGGTGCCGGCCGCCTTTGCCGTGATGGTCCTGGTCTCCCGGGCCACCCGGGCGCGCGTGCCGCGGACCATCACCCGGCTCATGACGCGGCTGCACACCCCGGAACGGCCGCTCGTCACCGAGCGCTAA
- a CDS encoding acyl-CoA dehydrogenase family protein, producing MSKADIDINNLPYADGDFFAFEQLLSGKEQDRLAEVREFLAREVKPIAVDCWNRGEFPMDLIPKLAEIDLVSPVRRQGYSNLFAGIMHAEATRADTSIATFLGVHDGLFTGSIEALASQEQQEAWLPDIYSLKKIGAFGLTEPLGGSDVAGGTRTTARREGDSWILNGAKRWIGNATFSDWVVIFARDLADNQVKGFLVDTRTEGYSATKIENKISLRTVQNADIVLDNVVVPDFFKLANANSFRDTNKVLKVTRLSVAWQAVGQQLAAFDVARRYAVERSQFGRPIASFQLVQHQLVQILGNAVSSMGMMVRLSQLEDVGQAKDEQSALAKAFTTARMRESVALGRSLLGGNGIVTDFEMAKIFSDAEAIYSYEGTHEINTLVTGRAITGISAIV from the coding sequence ATGTCCAAAGCTGACATCGACATCAATAACCTCCCGTACGCCGATGGCGACTTCTTCGCCTTCGAGCAACTGCTCAGCGGCAAGGAACAGGACCGGCTCGCGGAGGTCCGCGAGTTCCTGGCCCGCGAGGTCAAGCCGATCGCGGTCGACTGCTGGAACCGTGGTGAGTTCCCGATGGACCTGATTCCGAAGCTTGCCGAGATCGATCTGGTCAGCCCGGTCCGGAGGCAGGGATACTCCAACCTCTTTGCGGGCATCATGCACGCCGAGGCAACCCGCGCCGACACCTCCATCGCCACCTTCCTGGGCGTCCACGACGGACTCTTCACCGGCTCCATCGAAGCGCTGGCCTCCCAGGAGCAGCAGGAGGCGTGGCTCCCGGACATCTATTCGCTCAAGAAGATCGGCGCCTTCGGCCTCACCGAGCCCCTCGGCGGTTCCGACGTTGCCGGCGGCACCCGCACGACTGCCCGCCGGGAGGGGGACAGCTGGATCCTGAACGGAGCAAAGCGCTGGATCGGCAACGCCACGTTCTCCGACTGGGTGGTCATCTTCGCCCGTGACCTCGCCGACAACCAGGTGAAGGGCTTCCTCGTCGACACCAGGACCGAGGGATACAGCGCCACCAAGATTGAGAACAAGATTTCGCTGCGCACCGTCCAGAACGCCGACATCGTCCTCGACAACGTTGTGGTGCCGGACTTCTTCAAGCTCGCGAACGCCAACAGCTTCCGAGACACGAACAAGGTCCTGAAGGTCACCCGGCTTTCCGTTGCCTGGCAGGCGGTCGGCCAGCAGCTCGCGGCCTTCGACGTCGCCCGCCGTTACGCTGTGGAACGCAGCCAGTTCGGACGCCCGATCGCATCCTTCCAGCTGGTGCAGCACCAGCTCGTTCAGATCCTCGGGAACGCCGTCAGCTCGATGGGCATGATGGTCCGGCTTTCCCAGCTCGAGGACGTGGGGCAGGCCAAGGATGAGCAGTCCGCCCTGGCCAAGGCCTTCACCACGGCACGCATGCGCGAAAGTGTTGCGCTGGGCCGCAGCCTCCTCGGTGGCAACGGGATTGTCACCGACTTTGAGATGGCCAAGATCTTCTCGGATGCCGAGGCCATCTACTCCTATGAAGGCACCCACGAGATCAATACCCTCGTCACGGGCCGCGCCATCACGGGCATCTCCGCGATCGTCTAG
- a CDS encoding DivIVA domain-containing protein gives MDIQRQIPASFDRVQRNQYGYNAKQVDQFMQRARVSFESPKSAGRPVKSADVRAVAFDPVKGGYAAAGVDAALDRLEDALALRERDELVAERGEEAWLREIGRLAGLLRGRLHRPDGQRFRRPAKAKARSYNTTDVDDLCHELIGYLEEDKPLSVDNVRRAVFRPAVGKDGYEENQVDAFLDRVVELMAAID, from the coding sequence GTGGACATTCAACGGCAGATTCCTGCTTCCTTTGACCGCGTGCAGCGGAACCAGTACGGCTACAACGCCAAGCAGGTCGACCAGTTCATGCAGCGCGCACGCGTCTCCTTCGAATCGCCCAAGTCCGCCGGCCGCCCGGTCAAGAGCGCGGACGTCAGGGCAGTTGCCTTCGACCCCGTCAAAGGCGGCTATGCAGCGGCTGGCGTGGACGCGGCCCTGGACCGGCTCGAGGACGCCCTCGCCCTGCGGGAACGCGACGAGCTCGTCGCCGAACGGGGCGAGGAAGCATGGCTCCGCGAGATCGGCCGGCTCGCCGGCCTGCTCCGCGGACGGCTGCACCGCCCCGACGGCCAGCGCTTCCGGCGCCCTGCCAAGGCCAAAGCCCGCAGCTACAACACCACGGACGTGGATGACCTCTGCCACGAGCTGATCGGCTACCTCGAAGAGGACAAGCCGCTCAGCGTGGACAATGTCCGCCGCGCGGTCTTCCGCCCCGCCGTCGGCAAGGACGGCTACGAGGAAAACCAGGTGGACGCCTTCCTGGACCGCGTCGTTGAGCTCATGGCCGCCATCGACTGA
- the tsf gene encoding translation elongation factor Ts, with amino-acid sequence MANYTAADIKALRERTGAGMMDVKKALDEANGDAEKAIEIIRIKGLKGATKREGRSTAEGLVAAKVDGGVGVMIEVNCETDFVAKADKFIQLADKVLAVAVESGAADLETLLATEVDGKPLSEVVIEEGAVLGEKVVVRRISRIEGATVDAYLHKTSKDLPAQVGVLFAVDGEGEAAATAAHDVAVHIAAMSPNYLSREDVPADLVESERRIAEETAKAEGKPEAAMTKIVEGRVTGFYKGEVLLDQAFAKDAKKSVAQILEEAGVKGTAFTRFRVGS; translated from the coding sequence ATGGCGAACTACACTGCCGCTGATATCAAGGCTCTGCGCGAGCGCACGGGCGCCGGCATGATGGATGTCAAGAAGGCTCTTGACGAGGCCAACGGTGACGCCGAGAAGGCCATCGAAATCATCCGCATCAAGGGCCTCAAGGGCGCTACCAAGCGCGAAGGCCGCTCCACCGCGGAAGGCCTGGTTGCTGCCAAGGTCGACGGCGGCGTTGGCGTGATGATTGAAGTCAACTGCGAGACCGACTTCGTCGCGAAGGCTGACAAGTTCATCCAGCTCGCCGACAAGGTCCTGGCCGTTGCCGTCGAGTCCGGCGCTGCCGATCTCGAGACCCTGCTGGCCACCGAGGTTGACGGCAAGCCGCTGTCCGAGGTTGTCATCGAAGAGGGCGCCGTTCTGGGCGAGAAGGTTGTTGTCCGCCGCATCTCCCGCATCGAGGGCGCAACGGTCGACGCTTACCTGCACAAGACCTCCAAGGATCTCCCGGCCCAGGTCGGCGTCCTGTTCGCTGTGGACGGCGAAGGCGAAGCAGCTGCCACCGCAGCCCACGACGTCGCCGTTCACATCGCCGCGATGTCCCCGAACTACCTCTCCCGCGAGGATGTGCCGGCCGACCTCGTCGAGTCCGAGCGCCGCATCGCAGAGGAGACTGCCAAGGCTGAAGGCAAGCCCGAAGCAGCAATGACCAAGATTGTGGAAGGCCGTGTCACTGGCTTCTACAAGGGCGAGGTTCTCCTCGACCAGGCATTCGCCAAGGATGCCAAGAAGTCTGTCGCGCAGATCCTCGAAGAGGCCGGCGTCAAGGGCACCGCATTCACGCGTTTCCGCGTCGGTTCCTAG
- a CDS encoding M23 family metallopeptidase, which yields MKPPAYLAALLALLLLWPSPGAASERPGLAAGAAAGAASGTASGTASGAASRAAVAGPGLAAAGWSWPLNPKPAVLRAFDPPAKPWLGGHRGVDLQASHDSAPVTSPAHGTVSFVGVVVDRPVITVDHGNGLRSSFEAVRSDLDAGAAVAEGDVLGWIQPGHCTPGPCVHWGVRRGETYLNPLAFVSDLRPSVLLPPLDPAPG from the coding sequence ATGAAACCCCCGGCATATCTGGCCGCCCTTCTTGCCCTGCTGCTCCTGTGGCCTTCGCCCGGGGCGGCGTCGGAACGCCCGGGACTGGCTGCCGGCGCTGCTGCCGGCGCTGCTTCCGGCACTGCTTCCGGCACTGCTTCCGGCGCCGCGTCCCGTGCCGCCGTTGCCGGCCCAGGCCTGGCGGCCGCCGGGTGGAGCTGGCCGCTGAACCCCAAACCTGCCGTCCTGCGCGCCTTTGATCCGCCGGCGAAACCGTGGCTGGGCGGCCACCGCGGTGTGGATCTTCAGGCATCGCACGACAGCGCCCCGGTCACCTCGCCGGCGCACGGCACAGTGAGCTTTGTCGGCGTCGTGGTGGACCGTCCGGTTATCACCGTCGACCACGGCAACGGATTGCGCAGCAGCTTCGAGGCCGTTCGCAGCGACCTGGACGCAGGCGCCGCCGTCGCCGAGGGGGACGTCCTGGGGTGGATCCAGCCCGGCCACTGCACACCCGGTCCCTGCGTCCACTGGGGCGTCCGCCGCGGTGAAACCTACCTCAATCCACTGGCGTTCGTGTCCGACCTGCGGCCCTCCGTCCTGCTGCCTCCCCTGGACCCCGCGCCCGGGTAG
- a CDS encoding CDP-alcohol phosphatidyltransferase family protein: MRFIGAGARPGQPQIHHDRVFTIPNVVTVVRFLGVPLFIWLVLGAQEYGYAALVLAVMGSTDWVDGYVARRYDQMSNLGRVMDPIADRLSLIAVAVTLVIAGVVEWWYLAALLVPDAILLALSLYFFHGHPDLPVSRIGKIRTALLLVGTPLLVLSKLPVPGAEVYFIAAWIFLGLGLVGHWIAGYNYFWAIIRKGRKLKGHQLDADGGTR; the protein is encoded by the coding sequence ATGAGGTTCATCGGCGCTGGTGCCCGGCCTGGTCAGCCCCAGATCCACCACGACCGGGTCTTCACCATCCCCAACGTAGTGACCGTGGTGCGGTTCCTCGGCGTCCCTCTCTTCATCTGGCTCGTCCTCGGGGCGCAGGAATACGGCTACGCCGCCCTCGTCCTGGCAGTTATGGGCAGCACCGACTGGGTGGACGGCTACGTAGCCCGCAGGTATGACCAGATGTCCAACCTCGGGCGGGTCATGGATCCGATCGCGGACCGGCTGTCGCTGATTGCGGTCGCCGTGACGCTCGTGATCGCCGGCGTCGTGGAATGGTGGTACCTCGCGGCGCTGCTCGTCCCGGACGCCATTCTGCTCGCCTTGTCGCTTTACTTCTTCCACGGACACCCCGACCTCCCGGTCAGCAGGATCGGCAAGATCCGGACTGCACTCCTGCTGGTCGGCACGCCGCTGCTCGTGCTCTCGAAACTCCCGGTCCCTGGCGCCGAGGTGTACTTCATCGCCGCCTGGATCTTCCTCGGGCTGGGGCTCGTGGGGCACTGGATCGCCGGCTACAACTACTTCTGGGCCATCATCCGCAAGGGCAGGAAGCTCAAGGGCCACCAGCTCGACGCCGACGGCGGCACCCGCTGA
- the rpsB gene encoding 30S ribosomal protein S2, with translation MPVVTMRQLLDSGVHFGHQTRRWNPKMKRFIFTERNGIYIIDLQQSLSYIDRAYEFVKATVAHGGTVLFVGTKKQAQESIAEQATRVGQPYVNQRWLGGMLTNFQTVSKRIQRMKELEEIDFDDVAGSAYTKKELLLLRRELTKLETNLGGIRNLTKAPSALWIVDTKKEHLAVDEAKKLNIPVVAILDTNCDPDEVDFPIPGNDDAIRSVNLLTRVVADAVAEGLIARNQRATGTTEAPEEPLAEWERELLEGSKTEEAAAAPAAEAAPAAVEAPAAEAAPVAEDAAGESK, from the coding sequence ATGCCCGTCGTAACTATGCGCCAGCTGCTTGACAGCGGCGTCCACTTTGGACACCAGACCCGCCGTTGGAACCCGAAGATGAAGCGTTTCATCTTCACGGAGCGCAACGGCATCTACATCATTGACCTGCAGCAGTCGCTGTCCTACATCGACCGTGCCTACGAGTTCGTGAAGGCCACCGTTGCACACGGCGGCACCGTTCTCTTCGTCGGCACCAAGAAGCAGGCGCAGGAATCCATCGCCGAGCAGGCCACCCGCGTTGGCCAGCCGTACGTCAACCAGCGTTGGCTCGGCGGTATGCTGACCAACTTCCAGACGGTCTCCAAGCGCATCCAGCGCATGAAGGAACTCGAAGAGATCGACTTCGACGACGTCGCCGGTTCCGCGTACACCAAGAAGGAGCTGTTGCTCCTTCGCCGCGAACTTACCAAGCTGGAAACCAACCTCGGTGGTATCCGCAACCTGACCAAGGCGCCTTCCGCGCTGTGGATCGTTGACACCAAGAAGGAACACCTTGCTGTCGACGAGGCCAAGAAGCTGAACATCCCGGTTGTTGCCATCCTGGACACCAACTGCGATCCGGACGAAGTCGACTTCCCGATCCCGGGCAACGATGACGCCATCCGCTCCGTCAACCTGCTGACCCGCGTTGTTGCCGACGCCGTTGCTGAGGGCCTGATCGCCCGCAACCAGCGCGCCACCGGCACCACGGAAGCTCCGGAAGAGCCGCTGGCCGAGTGGGAGCGCGAGCTCCTCGAAGGCAGCAAGACCGAAGAAGCTGCTGCCGCTCCCGCCGCAGAAGCTGCTCCGGCGGCTGTTGAGGCACCCGCCGCCGAGGCCGCTCCGGTTGCCGAAGACGCTGCTGGCGAATCCAAGTAG
- a CDS encoding DMT family transporter has protein sequence MVWVAVLLAVLGAFCLAIGAQRQGSAVKADTGGLALSSHGMLRLLRNPRWVFGLLLLTVGMAMNAVALVMAPLTVVQPIGAIALVITTIVNAKDQGLTINRATVVAISACVTGSALFVVLAVNVTQENHQVSSSDELTIVLLLALAVGLFGTLALMFRHRMSAFIYILGAGILFGFVAVLTRIIGKHLLDPNGLGVLNVPWYSVVAIAAAGGLGSWFVQNAYSGGPPDLVIAGLTVIDPIVGIAIGITILGELRPDVHAVTAIAMGAAGSLAIVGVIALSRHHPEVTKRKKDARKAAGRVS, from the coding sequence ATGGTGTGGGTTGCCGTCCTGCTGGCAGTGCTGGGCGCATTTTGCCTCGCGATTGGCGCCCAGCGCCAGGGGAGTGCCGTCAAGGCGGACACCGGGGGATTGGCGCTTAGCAGCCATGGCATGCTGCGCCTGCTCCGCAACCCGCGCTGGGTGTTTGGCCTGCTGCTGCTGACTGTGGGCATGGCGATGAACGCCGTCGCCCTGGTCATGGCGCCCCTGACTGTGGTGCAGCCGATCGGGGCGATTGCCCTGGTCATCACCACGATCGTCAACGCCAAGGACCAAGGGCTGACCATCAACCGTGCCACGGTCGTGGCCATCTCCGCCTGCGTTACGGGCTCGGCGCTCTTCGTGGTGCTGGCGGTCAATGTGACCCAGGAAAACCACCAGGTGAGCTCCTCCGACGAGCTGACCATCGTGCTGTTGCTGGCCCTGGCTGTTGGACTGTTCGGGACGCTCGCCCTGATGTTCCGGCACCGGATGAGCGCCTTCATCTATATCCTTGGCGCGGGTATCCTGTTCGGCTTCGTGGCCGTCCTGACCCGCATCATCGGCAAGCACCTGCTCGATCCGAACGGGCTGGGCGTCCTAAACGTGCCGTGGTACTCGGTGGTCGCCATCGCGGCCGCCGGCGGCCTGGGCTCGTGGTTCGTCCAGAACGCGTACTCCGGTGGCCCGCCGGACCTGGTGATTGCCGGGCTGACCGTGATCGACCCGATCGTCGGCATCGCGATCGGCATCACGATCCTCGGCGAGCTGCGCCCCGATGTCCACGCCGTGACGGCGATTGCGATGGGGGCCGCCGGTTCGCTTGCTATCGTGGGAGTGATCGCCCTGTCCAGGCACCACCCCGAAGTCACCAAGCGCAAGAAGGACGCGCGGAAGGCTGCGGGGCGCGTGTCGTAG
- a CDS encoding phosphatidate cytidylyltransferase, producing the protein MAQEQGEPGADVRVRRKQRRNPTPKAGRNLPAATAVGLGMLFFVLGGLLFLPLGFVLIVTAFAVFGVWEVFRALETSGTRLPIIPVTTGTVAMPASAYFGGLESLLFAMMLSSVAALIWRSLEGAAGSARSIFAGVFTLAWIPFMISFAVLPLHTPVGETPVGLWPDGVVPPGAWQIATLLLLVVANDTFGYLVGASLGKHPMAPKISPKKSWEGFAGSIAGATVVGVLAAIFLLDKPWWFGVVLAVGMVAAATAGDLSESMVKRELGIKDMSSILPGHGGVMDRLDSIVFACPVAFILCSLLAGA; encoded by the coding sequence ATGGCGCAGGAACAGGGGGAGCCCGGGGCCGACGTCCGGGTGCGGCGGAAGCAGCGGAGGAACCCGACGCCGAAAGCCGGAAGGAACCTTCCCGCGGCTACAGCGGTGGGCCTTGGCATGCTCTTCTTTGTCCTCGGCGGACTGTTGTTCCTTCCGCTGGGGTTCGTGCTCATTGTCACCGCCTTCGCGGTCTTCGGCGTGTGGGAAGTCTTCCGGGCCCTGGAAACCTCGGGCACCAGGCTTCCCATCATTCCGGTCACGACCGGCACCGTCGCGATGCCCGCTTCCGCCTACTTCGGCGGCCTCGAGAGCCTCCTGTTCGCCATGATGCTCAGCAGCGTCGCGGCCCTGATCTGGCGGTCCCTCGAGGGCGCCGCCGGATCCGCACGCAGCATCTTCGCCGGTGTCTTCACCCTGGCCTGGATCCCGTTCATGATCAGCTTCGCCGTGCTGCCGCTGCACACCCCTGTGGGTGAAACGCCAGTGGGACTATGGCCCGACGGCGTTGTTCCCCCCGGAGCGTGGCAGATTGCCACCCTCCTGCTGCTGGTGGTCGCCAATGACACCTTCGGGTACCTCGTCGGCGCCTCGCTCGGCAAGCACCCGATGGCGCCGAAGATCAGTCCCAAAAAGAGCTGGGAAGGCTTCGCCGGGTCCATCGCCGGTGCCACGGTGGTCGGGGTGCTCGCTGCCATCTTCCTGCTGGACAAGCCCTGGTGGTTTGGCGTGGTGCTGGCCGTGGGCATGGTCGCCGCTGCCACCGCCGGAGACCTCTCCGAATCCATGGTGAAGCGCGAACTCGGGATCAAGGACATGAGCAGCATCCTGCCCGGGCACGGCGGGGTCATGGACCGGCTGGACTCGATCGTCTTCGCCTGCCCGGTGGCATTTATCCTCTGCTCCCTCCTGGCCGGCGCGTGA
- the pyrH gene encoding UMP kinase: METVTTSAQPKKSRRRVLLKLSGEVFGGGKLGVDPDTVRGVAKQIAAAVPDVEVAIVVGGGNFFRGAELSQSGMDRSRADYMGMLGTVMNCLALQDFLEQAGVETRVQSAITMGQVAEAYIPRRAIRHMEKGRVVIFGAGAGLPYFSTDTVAAQRAMEVHADVVLMAKSGVDGVYTADPKKDPTAEKLHRLSYDDALRRDIRVMDQTAMTMCKDNNLTMVVFGMEGEGNVTRAIRGEDLGTIVTP, from the coding sequence ATGGAAACCGTCACCACTTCAGCCCAGCCAAAGAAGAGCCGGCGCCGAGTCCTGTTGAAGCTTTCCGGCGAGGTCTTCGGCGGAGGGAAGCTCGGCGTTGACCCGGATACCGTCCGCGGCGTGGCCAAGCAGATCGCCGCAGCAGTCCCCGACGTCGAGGTTGCGATCGTCGTCGGCGGCGGAAATTTCTTCCGCGGCGCCGAACTGTCCCAGAGCGGCATGGACCGGTCCCGCGCCGACTACATGGGCATGCTCGGCACGGTCATGAACTGCCTGGCCCTCCAGGACTTCCTGGAGCAGGCCGGCGTCGAAACCCGGGTCCAGAGCGCCATCACCATGGGCCAGGTCGCGGAGGCGTACATTCCGCGCCGCGCCATCCGCCACATGGAAAAGGGCCGCGTTGTCATCTTCGGCGCCGGAGCCGGCTTGCCGTACTTCTCCACTGACACCGTGGCCGCCCAGCGCGCCATGGAGGTCCACGCCGACGTCGTCCTGATGGCGAAGAGCGGCGTCGACGGCGTCTACACCGCAGACCCGAAGAAGGACCCCACAGCAGAGAAGCTGCACCGCCTCAGCTACGACGACGCCCTGCGCCGCGACATCCGGGTGATGGACCAGACCGCGATGACCATGTGCAAGGACAACAACCTCACCATGGTCGTGTTCGGGATGGAAGGCGAAGGCAACGTGACCCGCGCCATTCGGGGCGAGGACCTGGGCACCATCGTCACCCCCTAG
- a CDS encoding glycosyltransferase gives MTMPDNQQPLTILIAADTYPPHVNGAAMFGYRLAKGMKARGHDVHVLACRPDKGKSYTEFSDEGTVHRIRSHSVPTHEYFRITFPWEIKKEISLLFDRIQPDVVHIQSHYMIGEHVLYEAVKRGIRIVATNHFMPENLNPFLPFPQWFKDIVGRISWKDMGKVMGQADVVTTPTPLAAKAMHQHAFLRKVLPLSNGIDSADYELQPGEELVRHSSPTVLFVGRLAEEKHIDVLIDAVAKTPKELDVHLEIVGGGEVRPALEAQVARLGLQDRVAFLGLASDADLRKAYLAADLFCMPGTAELQSLVTLEAMSASTPVLLADAMALPHLVRDGENGYLFTPNDSDDLAAKMVRVLSLPADELAAMGKASRGMVENHSLERTLQAFEDLYRGASYDDLVV, from the coding sequence GTGACCATGCCTGACAACCAGCAACCGCTGACCATCCTGATTGCCGCGGACACCTACCCGCCCCACGTCAACGGCGCTGCCATGTTCGGCTACCGCCTGGCGAAGGGCATGAAGGCGCGCGGTCACGACGTTCACGTCCTCGCCTGCCGCCCGGACAAGGGCAAGAGCTATACCGAATTCAGCGACGAAGGCACCGTTCACCGGATCCGCTCGCACTCAGTCCCCACCCACGAATACTTCCGGATTACTTTCCCCTGGGAAATCAAGAAGGAAATCAGCCTGCTGTTCGACCGGATCCAGCCCGACGTCGTGCACATCCAGAGCCACTACATGATCGGCGAGCATGTGCTCTACGAAGCCGTCAAGCGCGGCATCCGGATTGTGGCGACCAACCACTTCATGCCCGAGAACCTGAACCCGTTCCTGCCGTTCCCGCAGTGGTTCAAGGACATCGTGGGACGCATCTCCTGGAAGGACATGGGCAAGGTCATGGGCCAGGCCGACGTCGTCACCACCCCGACCCCGCTGGCAGCCAAGGCGATGCACCAGCACGCCTTCCTCCGGAAGGTGCTGCCGCTCTCGAACGGCATCGACTCCGCCGATTACGAACTCCAGCCCGGCGAAGAGCTGGTGCGCCACTCGAGTCCCACGGTACTGTTTGTGGGCCGGCTCGCCGAGGAAAAGCACATCGACGTCCTCATCGACGCTGTCGCCAAGACGCCCAAGGAGCTGGACGTCCACCTCGAGATCGTCGGCGGCGGCGAAGTGCGCCCGGCGCTCGAGGCCCAGGTTGCCCGGCTGGGCCTGCAGGACCGGGTCGCGTTCCTCGGCCTGGCCAGCGACGCCGATCTCCGCAAGGCCTACCTGGCGGCGGACCTGTTCTGCATGCCCGGCACTGCCGAGCTGCAGTCGCTCGTGACGCTGGAAGCGATGTCCGCTTCCACTCCTGTGCTGCTGGCGGACGCCATGGCGTTGCCTCATCTGGTGCGCGACGGCGAAAACGGCTACCTGTTCACGCCCAATGACAGCGACGACCTCGCCGCGAAGATGGTCCGTGTGCTGTCGCTGCCCGCTGATGAACTGGCGGCGATGGGCAAGGCGAGCCGGGGGATGGTGGAGAACCACAGCCTCGAACGCACCCTGCAGGCCTTCGAGGACCTGTACCGCGGCGCGAGCTACGACGACCTCGTCGTCTGA